A stretch of Geomonas oryzisoli DNA encodes these proteins:
- a CDS encoding TOBE domain-containing protein: MSRGTKRGIELEGALWFHKDEQKFLGLDRIALLKKIDEVGSITKAAKAVGISYKNAWDLVNMINNLAEKPLVERVTGGRGGGGTTLTAYGKEVVKQYGVLQEEHRRFLENLEGRLGDTASLYQLLRRISMKVSARNVLSGTITKITKGAVNAEVTLVLTGGAPLVAVITNGAVENLALKEGSSAYAIIKASSVMVGTDLHDAKISARNVMCGTVAKIVEGPVSTEVDVEVGGGNTISAVITHESGASLGLKVGSHACTLFKASSVILGVS; encoded by the coding sequence TTGAGTCGTGGCACAAAACGCGGCATAGAGCTCGAAGGGGCTCTCTGGTTTCACAAGGATGAGCAGAAGTTCCTGGGGCTGGACCGGATTGCCCTTTTGAAGAAGATCGACGAAGTGGGTTCCATCACCAAGGCGGCCAAGGCGGTCGGCATCAGCTACAAGAACGCCTGGGATCTGGTCAACATGATCAACAACCTCGCCGAGAAGCCGCTGGTGGAGCGGGTGACCGGCGGGAGAGGGGGAGGGGGCACGACCCTCACCGCTTACGGCAAGGAAGTTGTCAAGCAGTACGGCGTGCTCCAGGAGGAGCACCGGAGGTTCCTGGAGAATCTCGAGGGGAGGCTCGGCGACACGGCGAGTCTTTATCAGCTGTTACGGAGGATATCCATGAAAGTAAGCGCCCGTAACGTCTTGTCCGGAACCATCACCAAGATAACCAAGGGGGCGGTGAACGCGGAGGTCACCCTGGTCCTTACCGGCGGCGCGCCGCTGGTTGCCGTCATCACCAACGGGGCGGTCGAGAACCTCGCCCTCAAGGAGGGGAGCTCGGCGTACGCCATCATCAAGGCGAGCTCGGTCATGGTCGGCACCGACCTGCACGACGCGAAGATCAGCGCCCGCAACGTCATGTGCGGTACCGTGGCCAAGATCGTGGAAGGGCCCGTTTCCACCGAAGTGGACGTCGAAGTCGGGGGCGGCAACACCATCAGCGCGGTGATCACCCACGAAAGTGGTGCGAGCCTCGGCCTCAAGGTGGGCTCGCACGCCTGCACCTTGTTCAAGGCCTCCAGCGTCATCCTCGGCGTCAGCTAA
- a CDS encoding CgeB family protein: MAAPLSIAFFASSLVSAYWNGAATYYRGMVRALSGLGHRITFYEPDAYDRQAHRDIEDPEWATVVVYPATEQGVFRSLEAAGGADLIIKASGVGVFDALLESEVLRLKRAGTQVVFWDVDAPATLERIAGDPRDPFRALIPLYDMVLTYGGGDPIVRAYRRFGARDCIPIYNALDPDTHFPVPPAPRLKADLSFLGNRLPDRERRVEEFFLSVAGKLPNRSFLLAGSGWQDKERSENVRYLGHLGTGDHNAFNCSSRAVLNVSRDGMARNGFSPATRVFEAAGAGACMITDRWDGIEQFFEPDREICVADNGDQVAEILERLTPSVAAAMGTRALARVRAHHTYAHRARQFQKIFAAGPVRRAYLGGAP, from the coding sequence ATGGCTGCCCCTCTTTCCATCGCCTTCTTCGCCTCGAGTCTCGTCTCCGCCTACTGGAACGGCGCAGCCACCTACTACCGCGGCATGGTGCGGGCGCTCTCCGGCCTGGGGCACCGCATCACCTTCTACGAGCCCGACGCCTACGACCGACAGGCGCACCGGGATATCGAGGACCCGGAATGGGCCACCGTGGTGGTCTACCCGGCCACCGAGCAGGGGGTGTTCCGCTCCCTGGAGGCGGCCGGCGGCGCCGACCTGATCATCAAGGCGAGCGGTGTCGGTGTCTTCGACGCGCTGCTCGAGTCCGAGGTGCTGCGCCTGAAGCGGGCGGGGACCCAGGTGGTCTTCTGGGACGTGGACGCACCGGCGACCCTGGAGCGGATCGCGGGTGACCCCAGGGACCCGTTTCGCGCCCTGATCCCGCTGTACGACATGGTCCTGACCTACGGGGGCGGGGACCCCATCGTGCGTGCCTACCGCCGCTTCGGTGCCCGCGACTGCATCCCCATCTACAACGCGCTCGACCCGGATACCCACTTCCCGGTGCCACCCGCGCCGCGCCTCAAGGCGGACCTCTCCTTCCTGGGTAACCGGCTGCCGGACCGGGAACGCCGGGTCGAGGAATTCTTCCTCTCCGTGGCCGGCAAGCTTCCCAACCGCAGCTTCCTTTTGGCCGGCAGCGGCTGGCAGGACAAGGAACGCTCGGAGAACGTGCGTTACCTGGGGCACCTCGGAACCGGCGACCACAACGCCTTCAACTGCAGCTCCCGGGCCGTTCTCAACGTGAGCCGCGACGGCATGGCGCGCAACGGCTTTTCCCCCGCCACCCGCGTCTTCGAGGCCGCCGGCGCCGGCGCCTGCATGATCACCGACCGCTGGGACGGCATCGAGCAGTTCTTCGAGCCGGATCGGGAGATCTGTGTCGCGGACAACGGCGACCAGGTGGCGGAAATCCTGGAGCGGCTCACCCCTTCGGTCGCGGCGGCCATGGGAACCCGCGCGCTGGCGCGGGTGCGGGCGCACCACACCTATGCGCACCGGGCCAGGCAGTTCCAGAAGATCTTCGCCGCCGGCCCGGTACGTCGGGCCTACCTCGGGGGTGCACCATGA
- a CDS encoding CgeB family protein, which produces MKIVVFGLSITSSWGNGHATTYRGLLREMDKRGHEILFLERDAQWYETHRDLPEPPFCNTLIYKSLDELFSEYGPEISDADCVIVGSYVYQGIEVGKWVSKHAKGIKAFYDIDTPVTLAALDRGECQYLSEELIPCYDLYLSFTGGPTLDHIERHYGSRAARALYCSVDPMVHYPMQITPRWDLGYLGTYSRDRQPGLDQLLCRPASSWEKGRFVVAGAQYPSDLKWPANTHRIEHLPPECHSEFYSSQRFTLNLTRKHMQVAGYSPSVRLFEAAACAVPIVSDHWQGLEQFFEPGKEILLASSSQEMLRILQRFPDEERRAIGERARARVLQSHSAACRAEELEEYLAAL; this is translated from the coding sequence ATGAAAATCGTCGTCTTCGGCCTGTCCATCACCTCGTCCTGGGGCAACGGTCACGCCACCACCTACCGGGGGCTGCTGCGTGAGATGGACAAGCGCGGCCACGAAATCCTGTTCCTGGAGCGGGACGCGCAGTGGTACGAGACCCACCGCGACCTGCCCGAACCGCCATTTTGCAACACGCTGATCTACAAGTCGCTGGACGAGCTCTTCTCCGAGTACGGCCCCGAGATCAGCGACGCCGACTGCGTCATCGTCGGCTCCTACGTCTACCAGGGTATCGAGGTGGGCAAGTGGGTCAGCAAGCACGCCAAGGGGATCAAGGCCTTCTACGACATCGACACCCCGGTGACCCTGGCCGCCCTGGACCGGGGGGAGTGCCAGTACCTCAGCGAGGAACTCATTCCCTGTTACGACCTCTACCTATCTTTCACGGGCGGGCCCACCCTGGACCACATCGAGCGTCACTACGGTTCGCGGGCGGCGCGCGCCCTGTACTGCTCGGTCGATCCCATGGTGCATTACCCGATGCAGATCACCCCGCGCTGGGACCTGGGGTACTTGGGCACCTACAGCCGCGATCGGCAGCCCGGTCTGGACCAGCTGCTGTGCCGGCCCGCCTCCTCCTGGGAGAAGGGGCGCTTCGTGGTGGCCGGGGCGCAGTACCCCTCGGACCTCAAGTGGCCCGCGAACACGCATCGCATCGAACATCTCCCCCCCGAGTGCCACAGCGAGTTCTACAGCTCGCAACGCTTCACCTTGAACCTGACCAGGAAACATATGCAGGTGGCGGGCTATTCCCCGAGCGTGCGTCTCTTCGAGGCGGCCGCGTGTGCGGTCCCCATCGTGAGCGACCACTGGCAGGGGCTGGAGCAGTTCTTCGAGCCGGGAAAGGAGATCCTGCTCGCCTCCAGCAGCCAGGAGATGTTGCGCATCCTGCAGCGTTTCCCCGACGAGGAGCGCCGGGCCATCGGGGAGCGTGCCCGTGCCCGGGTGCTGCAGTCCCACTCTGCCGCCTGCCGCGCCGAGGAACTGGAAGAATACCTGGCCGCGCTGTGA
- a CDS encoding CgeB family protein produces the protein MRIVMFYHSILSDWNHGNAHFLRGIVTELGQLGHEVTVYEPENGWSYSNMLRDSGEEVLRRFQQAYPGLTGVKYRLEELDLDRILYGADLVIVHEWSEHELVRRLGEHRKGCGGYRLLFHDTHHRSVTDEAAMAAYDLSGFDGVLAYGGRIREIYLSRGWAQRVWLWHEAADVRVFRPLQSPDKVGDVVWIGNWGDDERSQEIREFFVEPVRRLHLKGVVYGVRYPSRALQLLAEAGIGYGGWLPNFEVPRVFSRFRLTVHIPRRPYLETLPGIPTIRPFEALACGIPLLSAPWVDSDGLFTGGSDLVYARDGKEMERQMQSLLHDPERAQSLAQHGRETILARHTCRHRVEELLAICRELGID, from the coding sequence ATGCGCATCGTCATGTTTTACCACTCCATCCTTTCCGACTGGAACCACGGCAACGCCCATTTCCTGCGGGGCATCGTCACGGAACTTGGGCAGCTCGGGCACGAGGTGACGGTCTACGAACCGGAAAACGGCTGGAGTTACAGCAACATGCTGCGGGACAGCGGCGAGGAGGTGCTGCGCCGTTTCCAGCAGGCCTATCCGGGGCTCACCGGCGTGAAATACCGGCTCGAGGAGCTGGACCTGGACCGGATCCTTTACGGGGCGGACCTGGTCATCGTCCACGAGTGGAGCGAACACGAACTGGTCCGGCGCCTGGGGGAGCATCGTAAAGGTTGCGGCGGATACCGGCTCCTGTTCCATGACACCCACCACAGAAGCGTCACCGACGAGGCGGCCATGGCCGCCTACGACCTCTCCGGGTTCGACGGCGTGCTGGCCTACGGCGGCAGGATCAGGGAGATCTACCTCTCCCGCGGCTGGGCGCAGCGGGTCTGGCTGTGGCATGAGGCGGCGGACGTGCGGGTGTTCCGGCCGCTTCAGTCGCCGGACAAGGTCGGGGACGTGGTCTGGATCGGCAATTGGGGGGATGACGAGCGCAGCCAGGAGATCCGCGAGTTCTTCGTGGAGCCGGTGCGGAGGCTGCACCTGAAGGGGGTGGTGTACGGCGTGCGCTACCCGAGCCGGGCGCTCCAGTTGCTGGCCGAGGCGGGCATCGGCTACGGCGGCTGGCTTCCCAACTTCGAGGTGCCGCGGGTATTCAGCCGGTTCCGGCTCACGGTCCACATTCCGCGCCGTCCCTACCTGGAGACCCTGCCCGGCATCCCGACCATCCGTCCCTTCGAGGCGCTGGCCTGCGGCATTCCGCTGCTGTCGGCGCCCTGGGTCGACAGCGACGGGCTTTTCACCGGCGGCTCCGATCTCGTCTACGCCCGGGACGGAAAGGAGATGGAGCGGCAGATGCAGAGCCTGCTGCACGACCCCGAGCGGGCGCAGAGCCTTGCGCAGCACGGCCGGGAGACCATCCTGGCCCGTCACACCTGCCGCCACCGCGTGGAGGAACTGCTGGCCATCTGTCGCGAGCTCGGCATCGATTGA
- a CDS encoding Gfo/Idh/MocA family protein, giving the protein MKKRQALPRLGFLGTGWIGRHRLEAIVTSGEAEVAAIADLCGEHAREAGKLAPGAQLVESLEELLELELDGVVIATPSAGHCYQALRALDRGLAVFCQKPLGRNAEEARLVVGAARTVNRLLGVDFSYRYTDAIQKMHHLVNTGELGQVYAADLVFHNAYGPDKDWFYDPELSGGGCLMDLGSHLVDLALWFFGYPEVRSVASSIFAGGERLKVGSGKVEDYAVVSLVLEDGHAVRLACSWNVSAGREAVIESSFYGTRGGVSFKNVQGSFYDFVAERFRGTATETIAAPPDDWGGRCAVAWARQLRLGGGAFDPQAEQLIRVAEVLDAAYGK; this is encoded by the coding sequence ATGAAGAAGCGACAGGCATTGCCGAGGCTCGGTTTCCTGGGCACCGGCTGGATCGGCCGGCACAGGCTGGAAGCGATCGTCACAAGCGGCGAGGCCGAGGTGGCGGCGATAGCCGACCTCTGCGGGGAACACGCCCGGGAGGCGGGAAAGCTGGCGCCGGGGGCGCAACTGGTGGAATCGCTGGAGGAGCTCCTGGAGCTGGAGCTGGACGGCGTGGTGATCGCCACGCCGAGCGCCGGGCACTGCTATCAGGCGCTGCGCGCGCTGGATCGCGGTCTGGCGGTGTTCTGCCAGAAACCGTTGGGGAGAAACGCGGAAGAGGCGCGGCTGGTGGTGGGCGCGGCGCGGACGGTGAACCGGCTGTTGGGGGTCGATTTCTCCTACCGCTACACCGACGCCATCCAGAAGATGCACCACCTGGTGAATACCGGCGAACTGGGGCAGGTCTACGCCGCCGACCTCGTCTTTCACAACGCCTACGGCCCGGATAAGGACTGGTTCTACGACCCCGAGCTCTCCGGCGGTGGCTGCCTCATGGATCTTGGCAGCCACCTGGTGGACCTCGCCCTCTGGTTCTTCGGATACCCCGAGGTGCGCAGCGTGGCCAGCTCGATCTTCGCCGGCGGTGAGCGGCTGAAGGTGGGGTCCGGGAAGGTCGAGGATTACGCGGTGGTTTCGCTGGTGCTGGAGGACGGGCACGCGGTGCGGCTCGCCTGCTCCTGGAACGTCTCGGCCGGAAGGGAAGCCGTCATCGAATCGAGCTTCTACGGGACCCGCGGCGGCGTGAGCTTCAAGAACGTGCAGGGCTCCTTCTACGACTTCGTCGCCGAACGTTTCCGCGGTACCGCAACCGAGACCATCGCCGCTCCCCCCGACGACTGGGGAGGGAGGTGCGCCGTCGCCTGGGCGCGTCAGCTGAGATTAGGAGGGGGCGCCTTCGATCCTCAGGCGGAGCAACTGATCCGGGTGGCGGAGGTGCTCGATGCCGCCTACGGGAAGTAA
- a CDS encoding MDR/zinc-dependent alcohol dehydrogenase-like family protein codes for MSEMMQAAVITGPGEAAVQLVPRPEPGAGEVLVALEGCGVCASNLPLWQGRTWFSYPALPGAPGHEGWGRVQALGEGVQGVKVGDRVTFLSYNAYAQYDRVRADALVKIPASLDGQPFPGEPVGCAMNVFRRSVIEPGQTVALIGAGFLGAIFTALATARGARVIAISRRPFALDLARRCGAEETVLLDDHQRVMDRVRELAGERGCDRVVEATGHQWPLDLAGELVREGGKIVIAGYHQDGLRQVNLQLWNWKGIDVINAHEREARVYLEGMRAGIAAVESRMFLLKELITHTFALDQLGHAYLALEHRPDGFLKGMIRIEQ; via the coding sequence ATGAGTGAGATGATGCAGGCGGCGGTGATCACCGGACCTGGAGAGGCTGCCGTGCAGCTGGTACCCCGGCCGGAACCGGGGGCGGGGGAGGTGCTGGTGGCGCTGGAGGGGTGTGGCGTCTGCGCCTCCAACCTGCCGCTGTGGCAGGGGCGCACCTGGTTCAGCTACCCGGCGCTTCCGGGCGCTCCCGGCCACGAGGGGTGGGGGAGGGTGCAGGCGCTGGGCGAGGGGGTGCAGGGGGTAAAGGTGGGGGACCGCGTCACCTTCCTCTCCTACAACGCCTACGCGCAGTACGACCGCGTCCGGGCCGACGCCCTGGTGAAGATCCCCGCCTCGCTGGACGGGCAGCCCTTCCCGGGTGAGCCGGTGGGGTGCGCCATGAACGTGTTCAGGCGCTCCGTCATCGAACCGGGGCAGACCGTGGCCCTCATCGGGGCGGGCTTTCTGGGTGCGATCTTCACCGCGCTCGCCACGGCGCGCGGCGCGCGCGTCATCGCCATCTCGCGCCGCCCCTTCGCCCTGGATCTGGCCAGGCGCTGCGGCGCCGAGGAGACCGTGCTCCTGGACGATCACCAGAGGGTGATGGACCGGGTGCGGGAGTTGGCCGGGGAAAGGGGGTGCGACCGCGTGGTGGAGGCGACCGGGCACCAGTGGCCGCTCGATCTCGCCGGGGAACTGGTGCGGGAAGGGGGCAAGATCGTCATCGCCGGCTACCACCAGGACGGGCTGCGCCAGGTCAACCTGCAGCTTTGGAACTGGAAGGGGATCGACGTCATCAACGCGCACGAGCGCGAGGCGCGGGTCTACCTGGAAGGGATGCGAGCCGGGATCGCCGCCGTCGAGTCCAGGATGTTCCTGCTCAAAGAGCTGATCACCCACACCTTCGCGCTGGACCAGCTGGGGCACGCCTACCTGGCGCTGGAGCACCGCCCCGACGGCTTCCTGAAAGGGATGATCCGCATCGAGCAGTAG
- a CDS encoding NAD-dependent epimerase/dehydratase family protein: MSRPGVEPLPEHFGMVEWFRVGERERVERVLADMKRLGARRLRTGISWADWYTSDGKGWFDWLIPRLSSEVELLPCVLYTPPSIGVEAKTSSPPRRARDYADFNDLFITEFGDHFEYVELWNEPNNLSEWDWTLDPHWTGFAEMIGAAAYWARKRGKKTVLGGMSPIDGHWLCRMFDLGVMEHIDVVGIHGFPDIFDYTWKGWGRNIAMVREILDERQSPSEIWVTEAGFSTWQHDEFKQARVFLEFLEAPAQRLYWYGVDDLDPALAAVDRFHLDEREYYFGFRKADGAPKLLYRLLEEGKVTALKKVGAVATPAPAHRKNHEEKAILVTGGAGFIGTNLVHHLAREGRRVIVYDNLSRPGVEQNLLWLKENCGDRLEVRIADTRNHLALHDAIAQCSHVFHFAAQVAVTTSVENPAADFAVNGQGTFALLEAIRTAKERPSLLFTSTNKVYGGIEGCRIRKNGSRYQPLDPELRRYGFAEGTPLDFLSPYGCSKGCADQYVLDYARSFGIHSAVFRMSCIYGPHQYGTEDQGWVAHFAIRTLRGEPITLYGDGYQVRDLLFVEDLVDAMCRAADAMPQLSGQAFNIGGGPERAASLLELLELLRDLHGFLPQLSFDEWRTGDQRYYVSDTRKFAAATGWSPRHSVREGVERLYGWLAHSLTLPPRAAGRDAAGKNYPATGVEAI, translated from the coding sequence ATGAGCCGCCCGGGTGTCGAGCCGCTGCCGGAACATTTCGGCATGGTGGAGTGGTTCAGGGTCGGCGAGCGGGAGCGGGTGGAGCGGGTGCTCGCCGACATGAAGAGGCTCGGGGCGAGGCGGCTGCGCACCGGCATCTCCTGGGCCGACTGGTACACCAGCGATGGGAAAGGGTGGTTCGACTGGCTGATCCCGCGCCTGTCCAGCGAGGTGGAACTGCTCCCCTGCGTGCTCTACACCCCGCCGTCGATCGGTGTCGAGGCGAAGACCTCCTCGCCGCCCAGGCGCGCCAGGGACTACGCCGACTTCAACGACCTCTTCATCACCGAATTCGGCGACCATTTCGAGTACGTCGAGCTCTGGAACGAGCCCAACAACCTGAGCGAATGGGACTGGACCCTCGACCCGCACTGGACCGGGTTCGCAGAGATGATCGGCGCCGCCGCCTACTGGGCCAGGAAGCGGGGCAAGAAGACCGTGCTCGGCGGGATGAGCCCGATCGACGGGCACTGGCTGTGCCGGATGTTCGATCTCGGGGTGATGGAGCACATCGACGTGGTCGGCATCCACGGTTTCCCCGACATCTTCGACTACACCTGGAAGGGGTGGGGGCGCAACATCGCCATGGTTCGGGAGATCCTCGACGAGCGCCAATCCCCCAGCGAGATCTGGGTCACCGAGGCCGGCTTCTCCACCTGGCAGCACGACGAGTTCAAACAGGCCCGGGTCTTCCTGGAGTTCCTGGAGGCACCGGCGCAGCGCCTGTACTGGTACGGTGTCGACGACCTGGACCCGGCGCTGGCCGCGGTGGACCGGTTCCACCTGGACGAACGGGAATACTACTTCGGTTTCCGCAAGGCGGACGGGGCGCCGAAGCTGCTCTACCGCCTGCTCGAGGAGGGGAAGGTGACGGCCCTGAAAAAGGTCGGCGCGGTGGCGACGCCGGCGCCGGCGCACAGGAAAAACCACGAGGAGAAGGCGATCCTGGTGACCGGCGGGGCCGGCTTCATCGGCACCAACCTGGTGCATCACCTGGCCCGGGAAGGACGCCGGGTCATCGTCTACGACAACCTGTCCCGCCCCGGCGTGGAGCAGAACCTGCTCTGGCTCAAGGAAAACTGCGGGGACCGCCTCGAGGTGAGGATCGCGGACACCCGTAACCACCTGGCGCTGCACGACGCCATCGCCCAGTGCTCCCACGTCTTCCATTTCGCGGCACAGGTCGCGGTCACCACCAGCGTCGAGAACCCCGCCGCCGACTTCGCGGTCAACGGGCAGGGGACCTTCGCCCTTTTGGAGGCGATCCGCACCGCCAAGGAGCGCCCCTCGCTGCTGTTCACCTCGACCAACAAGGTCTACGGGGGCATCGAGGGGTGCCGCATCCGCAAAAACGGCAGCCGCTACCAGCCGCTGGACCCGGAGCTCAGGCGCTACGGATTCGCCGAGGGGACCCCGCTCGATTTCCTGAGCCCCTACGGCTGTTCCAAGGGGTGCGCCGACCAGTACGTGCTCGATTACGCGCGCAGCTTCGGCATCCATAGCGCCGTGTTCAGGATGAGCTGCATCTACGGCCCGCACCAGTACGGCACCGAGGACCAGGGGTGGGTGGCCCACTTCGCCATCCGGACCCTCAGGGGAGAGCCGATCACCCTCTACGGGGACGGGTACCAGGTGCGCGACCTCCTCTTCGTGGAGGACCTGGTGGACGCCATGTGCCGCGCGGCGGACGCGATGCCGCAGCTCTCGGGGCAGGCCTTCAACATCGGGGGCGGGCCCGAGCGCGCCGCAAGCCTCTTGGAGCTTTTGGAACTGTTGCGCGATCTGCACGGCTTCCTGCCGCAGCTCAGCTTCGACGAGTGGCGTACCGGAGACCAGCGCTACTACGTTTCCGATACCAGGAAGTTCGCCGCGGCGACCGGCTGGTCGCCGCGCCATTCTGTGCGGGAGGGGGTGGAGCGGCTGTACGGCTGGCTTGCCCACTCCTTGACCCTCCCGCCCCGTGCCGCCGGGAGGGATGCGGCGGGGAAAAATTACCCGGCTACGGGTGTGGAGGCGATCTGA
- a CDS encoding glycosyltransferase family 4 protein: MNNSTPTTAAGEQVVTGAPGLILMTADPIGGVWNYVLELSRGLAPHGVRIALATMGRPVSPGQRREVADEANVTLFESGYRLEWMDDPWGDVEKSGDWLLSLEAELKPDLVHLNGYAHAVLPWRSPCLVVAHSCVLSWWEAVRGEQAPQRLDHYRDRVALGLAAADLVAAPSSAMLDCIRRLYLPLPDAQVVYNARGRTRFRPGRKEDFILSVGRVWDEAKNIGALVRNAYDLPWPVYVAGEINQPGGGAANVDGVNRLGFLAPESLAPWYAAAAIYVLPARYEPFGLTVLEAALSGCALVLGDIPSLRELWDGAALFVDPESAVDLQKQLRALCADRNRQASLREKALERSRSFSAARMTAGYLSLYSRLGAGNEIHSRQ; the protein is encoded by the coding sequence ATGAATAATTCGACTCCCACCACAGCAGCAGGCGAGCAGGTCGTTACCGGCGCGCCGGGGCTGATTCTGATGACCGCCGATCCCATCGGCGGTGTCTGGAATTACGTCCTGGAGCTCAGCCGCGGCCTGGCCCCCCACGGGGTGCGCATCGCCCTCGCCACCATGGGGCGGCCGGTTTCCCCCGGGCAGCGCCGGGAGGTGGCCGACGAGGCGAACGTCACGCTGTTTGAGAGCGGCTATCGACTGGAGTGGATGGACGACCCGTGGGGCGACGTGGAGAAGAGCGGCGACTGGCTCCTTTCCCTGGAGGCGGAGCTGAAGCCCGACCTGGTGCACCTGAACGGCTACGCCCATGCCGTACTTCCCTGGCGCAGCCCGTGCCTCGTCGTCGCCCACTCCTGCGTACTCTCGTGGTGGGAGGCGGTGCGCGGCGAGCAGGCGCCGCAGCGGCTGGACCACTACCGGGACCGGGTGGCGCTGGGGCTGGCGGCGGCGGACCTGGTGGCTGCCCCCTCCTCGGCGATGCTCGACTGCATCCGGAGGCTGTACCTGCCGCTTCCCGACGCGCAGGTGGTCTACAACGCCCGTGGCCGTACCCGGTTCCGCCCCGGCAGGAAGGAGGACTTCATCCTGTCGGTGGGGCGGGTATGGGACGAGGCGAAGAACATCGGCGCGCTGGTGCGCAACGCCTACGATCTCCCCTGGCCGGTGTACGTGGCGGGCGAGATCAACCAACCCGGCGGCGGGGCGGCCAACGTCGACGGGGTGAACCGGCTCGGCTTCCTGGCGCCGGAGTCGCTGGCGCCGTGGTACGCGGCCGCCGCCATCTACGTGCTCCCGGCGCGCTACGAGCCCTTCGGCCTCACCGTCCTGGAGGCGGCCCTCTCCGGTTGCGCGCTGGTGCTCGGGGACATTCCCAGCCTGCGCGAGCTGTGGGACGGGGCGGCCCTGTTCGTCGATCCCGAATCGGCGGTTGACCTGCAAAAGCAGCTGCGCGCCCTCTGCGCCGACCGCAACCGTCAGGCGAGCCTCAGGGAGAAGGCCCTGGAGCGAAGCCGCAGCTTCTCCGCCGCCCGGATGACCGCGGGATACCTCTCCCTGTACAGCCGCCTCGGTGCCGGGAACGAGATACACAGCCGGCAGTGA
- a CDS encoding TIGR04290 family methyltransferase, with product MTHAKPRTLEDDIRELSPWFHNLHLPDGTETAPDHFLGDFPNFKWREISGCIPEDLTGWSALDIGCNAGFYSFELARRGARVLGIDCDSHYLDQANWAAGQYGLQELVEFRQMQVYDLARVKGKFDLVLFMGVFYHLRYPMLTLDIVAQKTAGMMLFQTVTMPGREVAGQHDFWINERDALLDAGWPKMAFIEERFAGDPTNWWIANHAGIEAMLRSAGLKIAGYPGDEIYLCHPDPAHPSCMTTWNRSEYLSATNAGE from the coding sequence ATGACCCACGCCAAACCGAGAACGCTGGAAGACGATATCAGGGAGCTCTCCCCCTGGTTCCACAACCTGCACCTGCCCGACGGGACGGAGACCGCACCGGATCATTTCCTGGGGGATTTCCCCAATTTCAAGTGGCGCGAGATCTCGGGCTGCATTCCGGAAGATCTGACCGGGTGGAGTGCGCTCGACATCGGCTGCAACGCGGGCTTTTACTCGTTCGAACTGGCGCGCCGCGGCGCCCGGGTGCTCGGCATCGACTGCGACAGCCACTACCTCGACCAGGCCAACTGGGCTGCGGGGCAGTACGGCCTGCAGGAGCTGGTCGAGTTCCGGCAGATGCAGGTCTATGACCTGGCGCGGGTGAAGGGGAAGTTCGACCTGGTCCTGTTCATGGGGGTGTTCTATCACCTGCGCTATCCGATGCTGACGCTCGACATCGTGGCGCAGAAAACGGCGGGAATGATGCTGTTCCAGACCGTCACCATGCCCGGCCGCGAGGTCGCCGGACAGCATGACTTCTGGATCAACGAGCGGGACGCGCTGCTCGACGCGGGGTGGCCCAAGATGGCCTTCATCGAGGAACGCTTCGCCGGGGACCCGACCAACTGGTGGATCGCCAACCATGCCGGCATCGAGGCGATGCTCCGCTCGGCCGGACTGAAGATAGCCGGTTACCCCGGCGATGAGATCTACCTCTGTCACCCCGACCCGGCTCACCCTTCCTGCATGACCACCTGGAACCGTTCGGAATACCTCTCCGCCACCAACGCCGGTGAATGA